Within Pedosphaera parvula Ellin514, the genomic segment CACTCCAAACCCGGTCGTAACTCGCATTGTAGACTGTTTTCGTGCCATGCCCCTGCAGGGTGGAAACGGATTCCGGGCTCGAACATCCGTTGAACGACATGATTAACGCCAATCCGAAAATCCACTGAATACTTTTCATTAGGAACTATTTGTTTACGATCTAATGTTAATTTATTCTTCCTGGCATGTTAGGCAGGTTGAATGAACTTCCTATAGGGTGTTACCCACCCGGAATAATTTGAAAACCGGCAGCAACGATTCGACGATTTCGGGGTTTAACGAACAATGGACTTGTATTCACTAATTGCGACTGCCAAGGCTAATGGGGCGAGCGATCTGCACCTGGAACCGACCTTGCCGGCGGCTATACGGGTTCGAGGTTCGTTGCGCACGGTCGGAGCACCCATTGCGGGCAAGGCATTGTTGGACGCGGCTCAGGAGATTATTGGCGTAGATGCCTGGCCGCTTTTCCTTGAGCGTCGTTCGTATGACTTGTCCAAAAGCATCCAGGGCGTTCGATGTCGAATCAATGTATTGCAGACATCTCGAGGCATTGGCATGGCTGTCAGGTTGCTCACATCGTTTCAAGCCACGATAGAAAAGTTGAATTTGCACCCTGACTTCAAGAAGCTGACCAACCACTCCAACGGGCTGATCTTGATTAGTGGCCCAACAGGCTCTGGTAAATCCTCCACCATGGCCGCATTTATTCAGGAGATAAACCTCGCCGAGACGCGCCACATCCTGACCGTCGAAAGCCCGATTGAGTACCTCTTTAAACCCCATCGTGGCTATATTCGTCAAAGGGAAGTTGGGCGTGACACTCCTTCCTTCGAACAGGCTCTGATGGATGCCATGCGGGAAGACCCGGATGTTTTGATGGTGGGAGAGATGCGCGATCCTGAAACGATGCGATTAAC encodes:
- a CDS encoding type IV pilus twitching motility protein PilT; translation: MDLYSLIATAKANGASDLHLEPTLPAAIRVRGSLRTVGAPIAGKALLDAAQEIIGVDAWPLFLERRSYDLSKSIQGVRCRINVLQTSRGIGMAVRLLTSFQATIEKLNLHPDFKKLTNHSNGLILISGPTGSGKSSTMAAFIQEINLAETRHILTVESPIEYLFKPHRGYIRQREVGRDTPSFEQALMDAMREDPDVLMVGEMRDPETMRLTLNVAETGHLVLATAHSGSTIEALQRMVAAFPPEMQNNVCAQLADCLVVAICQRLQYRADLKLQVPECEVLIPTIPVKNFIRRGEFFKIMSAMEIGAEQGMWTYQRYRTWLDSRKNWYLPDQEREAEETAEVVPDTVIARMASPAPKAGISSATPEAPAATPAKKAKENLIEIEPVEGGLDAIMSKLKPK